The Desulfovibrio inopinatus DSM 10711 genome includes the window GACGGCGTTGAGCATTTCCCGAATTTCTGAGTCGGTATGGGGAATATAGGGCATGCAGTCTATCCTTAGTGCTCGGATTCAATATAATCGGCGTATTCCTCAGGAGACAACATCCCTTCAGGATCTTCACTGCATCGAATTTTAATAATCCAACCCTCTCCATAGGGATCATCGTTGAGCAGTTCGGGAGCATCGTCGAGCTGAGCATTCACTTCAATAATTTCTCCCGTGACCGGACTATACAATTCACTGGCTGCCTTGACGGATTCGACCGATCCCATTTCTTCTCCAGCCGTAATCGTGTCACCAACATTCGGTAATTCAACGAACGTGATATCACCAAGTTGTTCCTGGGCGAAATGGGTGATGCCGACAACGGCAATATCGTCTTCCTGGCGGAGCCATTCATGGGTCTTGGTGTACAATAAATCATTTGAGATCATAACATTTCTCTCCCCAAAAAAGATTTGGCGGATTATGGGTCAAGGACCCACTGGTGTCAGTTAGGCTAACGCAACGTTAGTAAAAACCAATAGGTCAGGCAACACGCTGAAGGCGACGATGAGGGGCAATACTGCAAAAAAAACAGCTTGCCTGCAGCGAACACCTGGTTCCGAGCCGGAACGAGAGGTGCGTTCCTTTGGCCGACACGGTTCGAGGTTGCTTTTCCATAATGGCCTTTCATCGTCAAGGCGTCTTGCGATAAGAAAATGAAGGTCGCAATGTTGGCTTTACGGTTTACGCGGGATAGGCTAAATATCATGGGTTATGAAGTTTCATATTTTGACCTTTGGCTGCCAGATGAATGTCGGAGATTCCGACTGGATTCGTCGCTCACTTCTTGCCGCGGACTGGAAAGAGTCCGGAGAAGATGATGCCGACGTTTTTATCGTCAATACATGCAGCGTCCGGGAAAAACCGGAACAAAAAGTATATAGTCTGCTTGGTCGATTGGCCCGGCATGTTGCGCGTCGTCCTGCGGTTTTTGTTGCTGTCGGAGGATGCGTGGCTCAGCAAGTTGGTGAAACACTCTTTCAACGTTTTCCCTTTGTGCGGCTTGTGTTTGGCGCCGATGGAGTTGCGAATGCCCCGTCGGCCATCATGCGCCTTGCTTCGGAATCCGGGACACGCATCAGCCTACTTGACTTTACCGATAGATATCCAGAACGAGCAGCCGCGTTTGTCGATGATGCATTAACAGCGCAGGCGTTTGTAAACATTATGCAGGGCTGTGATAATTATTGCGCCTACTGCATTGTGCCGTTTGTACGTGGGCGACAGAAATCTCGGTCGAGCGATGAAGTCGTTGCCGAATGTCGTGAATTCGCTGCACGAGGTGTGAAAGAGATTACACTGCTAGGGCAAAACGTAAATAGCTTCGGTCTTGATACTGCCGGAGACGGGACGTCTTTTGCTCAATTATTAGAACGTATTGCCGCCATTCCCGGTATTATGCGGCTTCGTTTTACAACGTCGCATCCCAAAGATTTGAGTGACGATGTAATCTCCGCTTTTGGAAGACTCTCGAATTTGAGTTCGGCACTGCATTTACCCTTGCAATCAGGCTCTGATCACGTTCTAAAGAAAATGGGCCGACGATATACCATTGCAACGTATCTTGAGAAGGTTCGCAAATTGCGTGAAGCAAGACCGGATATAGCGTTGACAACGGATATCATTGTTGGATTTCCAACAGAGACTGAAGATGATTTTCGTGAAACCGTTGAAGTGGTTCAGACAGTAGGATTTGCTGGAAGCTATTCTTTCATGTACTGTGACCGACCAGGTACAGCTGCTTCACGGTTGGATTCCAAAGTGGAAGATGAAGTCAAAGCGCGGCGTCTCGCAGAACTGCAAGCAGTACAAGAAAAGTTGACGCAGACCCACCTTTGCCAAGCTGTTGGTACACGACAGCGAGTGCTTGTTGAAGGGGCGAGTTCAAACAAGGATGGGAGTCTTGCGGCTTGGCGCGGTCGTGATGAGTATGGACGCGTTGTCAACTTTACCTGTTCCTCATCCGCTGACATGACCGGCAGCATCTGTGATGTTGATATCTTGGAAGCCAAGAAGCACTCCTTATGGGGGAAGGCGGTTTAGTTCATGGTTGAAATGCATGTTTTCGGTCTGGCCGTCGATGAAGATACACAAGTGCCTGTTTTGATACTTAAGGATAAAGACGATCAACGGGCGCTCCCTATCTGGATTGGCGCTATGGAAGCTCTGGCGATTTCCATGACATTGCATAACGTCAGTCTGCCGAGACCAATGACGCACGATTTGCTGTTGAAAACCATTGAAACCGTTGGCGCAAAAGTTGATTCTGTAGCGATTACCGAGTTGCGTGATGGAACGTATTACGCTGAAATTCGTCTCTTAATGCACGAAGAGATGCAAACAGTCGACTCTCGACCGTCTGATGCCATTGCTTTGGCTCTTCGTGCCCAAGCCGCAATTTATGTTAATGATGATGTACTGGAGCAGGCGGCTGTGACAGAAAAAGAAGCTTCTCAACCGCTTTTGCATTCGGACGACGCCGAAGAATGGACAGAGATTTTGGAAAAGTTCACACTCGACGACACAAAATACAAAATGTAGCGAACCCACGATGATTGATCTGCATACCCATACCGTTTTTAGTGACGGCGAACTTATTCCTTCGGAACTCGCCCGTCGTGCCGTGAAAGCCGGATATACGGCAATGGCCATGACTGATCACGCCGATGTGAGCAATCTGGCATTTATTGTTGACCGTATACACGACTTCGTGAAACGCGAAGGCCCATATTTGGGTATCGACGTTTATGTTGGTGTCGAACTGACGCATGTTCCTCCACCACTTATTCCTTCTTTAATAGAGGAAGCCCGGGACGTCGGAGCCGAAATTGTGGTCGTGCATGGCGAAACCATTGTGGAGCCGGTGCCCCTTGGGACAAATTTGGCTGCAATTGAGGCCGGTGCAGACATTCTGGCTCATCCGGGACTTATAACACCGCAAGAAGTCGAATTGGCTGCTAAAAACAACGTTGCTCTCGAAATAACAACACGCAAAGGCCACAGTTTAACAAACGGTCATGTTGCCGCTTTGGCCCGAACACATGGAGCGTGTCTTGTCATCAATAATGATGCCCATGCTCCTTCTGATCTTGTTGGAGCTGAACTGCGTCGAGCGGTAGCGCTTGGTGCCGGCTTGAGCCCGGAAGAATATTCTCGTGCGGAAGCCAATTCACGTGGTATCGTCAACCGTCTTATGAAGAAAGGTCTCAGGCAAGCGTAAGTGCGTTGCGCGTGGATGCAGAACATCTCTTTGCTTTGGAGGAAGAGAGTACCCAGGGAGTCGAACCAGAATCATACGATGAGTGTCATGGCGTAGAGGACGCTGTTCGTTTTTAGTAAGGAAAAACAGCATTGTATAAATAACGGCACCAAACCCATTCGGGAGGGATGTGAAACCAGGCATCCGAAATAAGCTTCTGGGGATGTTTTTGGTGTTTAGCTTTATTCCCCTGATTATTATGGGTGTTTTTCTTTGGGGGCGGGGGAGCGAAGCGAATCGTCAGCATGCTCTGGATATCGAACAAGCTACAGCCGAAAGGGTCGCGTCATCATTGGAACGTCGAATCGACGCGCTTGAAGTTCGTCTGCATGATGCTGCTCGTTTGACAAACCTCGTCCATCTCGACAAGGAAGGACAGCTTCAAGTTCTCTCAACACTGATTGATTTAGCTCCACAAGTTTTTTCCAGCATCTATTGCCTGGATGTGCAAGGAATGGTGACAGCGCGCATTCCTGTACGAGGTGATAGAGGTGGTGGTCATGATGAAGCCACACTGGATATCCCTTTGACAAAATTTCTATCAATCGATGGTAGCGCGTCTGCCCGTTTAATTGCGGTGTGTCGTACGCAAGAACTGTTTCGCTTAACAAATGACCTTTCTTATCACTCACGCGATACCGTCTTTATTTGTGATGCCTCGGGCCGGGTCATTACATCTGCTGGCGTAAGCGGTCGCGTCTCGTCTCATATCGGTATCACTGAGCATACGACACTCCCGGCCTTGAACTCATTTGATTCCCTTATCGCTGCAACAGCATGTTTTCGTTTGGGGAATGATCGATTTTTGGTTCGCGTTGAGCGTCCGTTATCTTCCTTTGCTTCACAGCAGTCCGTATGGCCTGTCTTGGTCATCCTTCTCCTTATTATCCTTGGAGCCTCAATTGCCGGATACCTTCTGGCAGGTCGTATTCTTCGGCCGATTCGATTGGTAACCGATGCGGCTCGATCTCTTTGTACAAGAGATACTCCCCTGCGTGTGCATATAGACACAGGGGATGAATTCGAGGATCTCGGACATGCATTCAATGCCATGACGGACAAATTGACGTTCACGATGAAAGGGTTGAATGAACAAATTGACCGCTTGTCTCGGACCAGAGAAGATTTAATCCATTCGGAAGAACACTTTCGAGTGTTGGTAGAGAACGTCGTCGATGTGATTTGGAGCGTCAATCTCGATATGCGTTTTTCATATGTCAGCCCTTCTGTAGAACGTTTGCTCGGCATGCCCTCGAAAACAGTTATACATACTGCCGTTCACAAATTGCTCACGCCTGAATCTTTTCGTGTGGCCAAGCACATCTTCGATGAGATGGTAAACGTACATGACAAGCGTGAACCGTGCCTTGTTCGACGTCCACGAACTGTTGAACTGGCTTTGATTCATCAGAATGGAGAGATTGTCATGGTTGAATGTGCCGTGACGGTATTACATGATGAGCACGGCAAAATATCAGGTATTCTCGGCGTCAGTCGTGATATCGGAAGCCGCTTGGAAAGAGTCAAGACGTTGCGGCAAAGTGAAGCCCGCTACCGTATGCTTTATGAACAGGCTGCAGAAGGCATCATCATGATGGATATCGATACGGTGATTGACGATGCTAATCCACGAGCCTTGGAAATGTTTGGTTATGCACGGATTGAGTTACGCGGAATGCGGTATGATGAATTAATTCATCCTGCGGACCTTGCAACGGCTCCTCTTCTCTTCAAGGAACTTGTCGCCGGTGAAGTCATACGGACCGAGTGTCGAGTTCGACAGAAATCCGGTCATTTTTTGTCCGTGGATGTCAGTGCGAAAATCATTGGGGATAAATATATCCAAGTGTTCATTCGAGATGTTTCTGACAGGAAGCGTATTGAATCTGAACTTGTTGCGGCAAAAAATTTGGCCGAATCGGCCAACCAAGCAAAGGATATGTTTGTTGCCAACATCAGTCACGAAATTCGTACCCCGATAAGTGGCATTATCGGCATGACCGACCTTGTTCTTGCATCATCGGGCATTACGACAGAACAAACTGAATATCTCGGGATGGTCAAGGATGCGGCAGATTCGCTTTTATCGATCATCAATGATCTCCTTGATTTTTCAAAAATTCAGGCTGGCAAACTCAGTCTGTCACCAACGGATTTTTCCTTACGTGAAACACTCGAAAAAGCCTTACGTCCTCTTCAATTTCGCGCAACGAGTAAAGGCGTACTTCTTGAACTCAGTGTTGAGGAGGGTGTTCCTGATGGTGTACACGGTGATTCGGTCAGACTCTGTCAAATCGTACGGAACTTAACTGATAATGCTATTAAATTCACAGAAAGAGGTCATGTCCTCGTTCACGTTTCTCACATTGGCCGGAATGCTCAAGGAACCTTACTGAAGTTCAGTGTTGAAGATACAGGAATTGGCATTTCAGAAGATCATATTCCACGATTATTTCAGAATTACAGCCAACTTGAAGTGGCTTCAGAAATGATTCAGCAGGGCACTGGGCTGGGGTTGGCAATTTGCAAACGGTTAACGAGCATGCTTGGTGGAACGATATGGGTTGAAAGTACTGTGAATCAAGGAAGCACGTTTCACTTTACTGTTTCATTGAAAGAAGCCGGTGTATTGGCGTCTGAGTGTAGAGATGAGGTGTCAAAGCATGAAGGGGACAATGCTCTCGGACCATTGTCTATTCTTTTAGCCGAAGATAATGCCATTAATCGTAAATTTCTTCTCCATTTTCTCGAAGAAGACGGACATCGAGTAACTACAGTGAAAAGCGGTCAAGAAGCGCTTGATGCTCTGGTTAAGGAATCCTTTGATATTGTGCTTATGGATGTACGTATGCCGGAAATGGATGGTATTGAAGCAACAGAAAATATCCGTTCTGGAAGAGACAAGCGTATTCCTGTCGATATCCCCATCATTGCATTAACAGCATATGCGATGGAAAGTGAAAAAGAAGTCTTTTTGCAAGCTGGGATGAATGCATGCATAACAAAACCGGTTAGTATGTCGTCTTTAAATCGTGTTATAAACGAAATATTACAAACTGAAGTACATCAGGCATCGAACGAAGCCCCAATAATCAATCTCAAGGATGAAAATACGATATTCGATTCTGAAACATTTGAAAAAAGATACCAGTCTCATCCAGAGTTGTTTAAAGAATTGGTAACAGAATTCAGCGATGCACTTCCTGTTTCTTTAACACGCCTCAATACGGCAATATATGATGCAGATGTAACTGCTATTGCCGAAGAAGCGCATAGTCTCGCCAATTCTGCAGTACCAGTCAGTTCTCAAGCGCTCCATACTTTGGCTACTCGCATGGAACATGCAGCGAGAGAAAAAACGATCGACGAATGCAGGATGATTGCTCAAGATATACAGCACGTCTGCGATGTCCTTTTGTCGCGTCTTGTCGCGTACCTTTGACTTGAATATTTTTTAACGAAAGCCAATATGTTCACGATGAAAAGTCTGTCGTTTTGAATGTATTATCGCGGTGGACATAACGACCTGCCAGCCGTTCGAGACACCAGCCCACTGCACGAATCAAAGCTTCAATATTGCCATCTTTGGGAACTCGGGCGACTTTGCCCAGCAATGCTTTCGGTATATTTTCTTCTCCAAACGTATGAAGAACAACAATAGGGGCTCGGGGACGATTGAGAAGCATGTCCCAGAATTTCTGATCGCATCCCGAGAGTTCCATATCCATGAGAATAAGTGCTGGTGGATGTGCTCCATTGACGAAATGCAACACTTCTTTTCCGTTTTGGGCTGTGCACACCTGAAAATGTCTGCTTGTAAATTCCCTTAGCAGCAAATTTCTTACATTAGGATTGCGATCGCAAAGAAGAATCGTTTGAGCAGAAGTTGCCATAGCTTTGGATAGGCAAAGGGTATGCCAGACGAGCATACTCTTTGCCTTAAGCTAATCATTTGAGATATCATATGTTTTAAATACAAGTTGGCATGCACCATAGGGGAGAGGGTGTCACGTTCTTTGACGAGTTGAAAAAAAATTATCAACTTATTTTTGCATCAATCCGCAGGCCGTACTTGTCTATTTTGGCAACGAGCGTCGGTCTAGAGATACCCAATAATTTGGCTGCTCGTGTCCGATTGCCACCAGTGGCAGCCAACGCGGTTTTAATGGTGAGCGCGGCAACGTGGTCGGTTATGGATTCAAGAGCATTTTCACCGGAGTTGCGATTGAGTGTATTTTGTATCCAATGTTCCAAAGCTTCGTTATCGGGAACACAGCCGGACTGTTGTTTTCCTGGCTGTCCGATGATCGATGAAACGTCTTGTGCTTGGATAGGTCCACCTCGAGAAAAAATAACGGCTTTATGCAGTGTATTGGCGAGTTCTCGGACGTTGCCAGGCCAATGATAGGCGCGAAGGATATCTTTCGCTTCTGTTGTGAGGCCAGGGTTGTCGATACCAACGTCCCGTGAGTGGCGAGCCAGGAAAAAATTTGACAAATGGGCGATGTCTTCTCCCCGTTCACGAAGAGGAGGGATGTGGAGTGATACCACTTTTAGACGATAATACAGGTCTTCACGAAAACGTCCATCTTGAACAGCTGCTTCCAAGTCACGATTCGTCGCGGCAAGTATACGGACATCAACGGGAATAGTATCTCGTCCTCCCAGACGTTCCACTTGTTTCTCCTGTAATAATCGCAGAATTTTTGCTTGAATGGTGAGTGGCATATCTCCAATTTCATCGAGAAAGACCGTACCGTGATTTGCTTGCTCCACTTTCCCAATACGTCGGTTGGTGGCACCAGTGAACGCCCCTTTTTCATACCCGAAAAGTTCTGACTCCAGGAGTGTTTCTGGGATGGCGACGCAGTTGATAACCATAAACGGTTTGTGAGAACGTAAGCTGTGTTGATAGACAGCTCGAGCAACAAGTTCTTTCCCGGTCCCGGATTCTCCACGTATTAATACCGTGGCATCAGTCGGAGCTACACGTCCCACAGCTTTGAACAATTCCTGCATGCATTGGCTCCGACCAAGGAGCACTTCTCCACGGGTTGTATCCGGCTCGGAGGACATATCGACCCGACTGCGCATGAATTTTCCAGCTTGGAGTGCATTGTCCACCAGCTTGAGAAAGACCGGAATATCAAAGGGTTTTAGAACGTAGTCGTACGCCCCGAGTTTGGTCGCCTCAATAGCCGTTTCCGTTGTTCCATAAGCAGTCATGATGACCACGGGCATGCGCGGTTCTATGTCACGCATGGCTTTGAAGGTCTCAAAGCCATTCATGCCTGGAAGCCGTAAATCGATAACGGCCATGTCCGGCAATTTCTCGTGCATGAGTTCAAGTCCTGCTTCGCCTGACGGTGCTTGTCGGGTGGTATGTCCCTCGGATGTTAGGAGTTTGGCAAAACTTTGTCGCAGTCGTGGGTCGTCATCTATGATGAGAATGTCTGCCATGATTAAGGTTCCTTACAGGGCAGGCCGATTTCAAACAAAGCGCCACCCCCTTCGGGGATACGAGTTTCAACAGTGCCCCCGTGTTCCATGATGATGCGCCAGGTAATGGCCAGCCCAAGTCCGGAACCGTCTTCTTTGGTGCTAAAGAATGGTTCGAAGACTCTCCCTTGAAGTTCTTCGGGGATGCCAGGCCCCCAATCTCGAATTTGAAGTATTGCCATGCGTCGTCCTGATGCATCGGCTCGACTGTACGTCGTGATCAAAATTCTACCACCACCAGGCATCGCTTCACAGGCATTGAGTAACAGGTTGACGAGCACCTCCTTCAGGCGTTCCGGGTCGGCATGGATAGGACGATTTCCGCCCGTAAGATCCATTTTGACTTCAACACCGTACGAATCAAGGCGGTAGGTGAGTAATCGAACCGCATTATCCACGATTTCGGCTAACGTGACGATTTCACGACGAAGGCCAGGAGGTCTGGCAAATTCAAGAAAATGTTGAAGAATCGTATCGATATGGCCAATTTCTTCCGTAATAACTTCGAAATCTTCGGATTGTGTGGCATCTAATCGAAGTGTCCGGCTGAGCGAAAACAAACGCATTTTTACCGAAGTGAGAGGATTACGAACGGAATGCGCAACCCCGGCGCCAAGTTTTCCGGCAAGGGCGAGTTTTTCGGTTTGCATGACATGTTCTCGTGCTCGATCCATGTCATCCATCAGTCCATGCATGCGTTTGTCAATGGCTTCAATTTCGTCTGTTCCCTTGAAAACGATTGGTGACTGTCCTTCTTGCGCCATTCTCCGAATGGGATCCAAGACTTTTCGAATGAGTACATATCCCAAAATTAAGGCAATGATGACGGCGATAAACACCGCCACCCATGCCATGTACATCATTGCAGTTGCATCCAACTTGGCATTATCGACAACGTTGTGGATTTGACTTTCTTGAGCTGCACGAAGTGACGCGACTTGGCCGCTGATCTTGTCGAAGACGCCTCGTATTGCCCAGTGTTGTCTGGCTCCTTCGTCTGCAAATCCCTGTGAATAGAGTTCGATGACTTTCGCTCTGTCGGCGACATAATGCCTGTATTCCGTATTGATAGTTTCCAGCAAAGCATGATTCTTTTCGGAGTAGGGATGCAGCATGGCTTTGCTCATTAATGTATCAAACATGTCAGTATGTGTTGCCAAGTCTTTGAGGTAGGACTCATCAAGGCTTAAAGCATAATAGGTTGTATAACCTTTCTGCATACTGAGCTCAGTAGCAAGACGTTCCACGATACGAAGACCTTGCATATCTTGGTCAATGATGACTTCCAAGAGATGGCGGGCTTCATATGAATACCATGCAGTGGTGATGCCTCCGGCAATGGCCGTCAGTGCAAGGCCGGTCAAACACAGAATGATGCGTCGTCGTAATCCGAGCCTCCATCCTTTGGATGAACTGTTCAATTGCTTTCTGTCTGATAATTCCGTTTCCATACGTGTGTCTTTGCTCCGGGGCGGTTGCCAATAGAGTTGAATATTCCAGGTGGTATGTTCTCTATGGATGATAGCCCTCGGTGAGTGAGGGATTTGTTTTTTCTCAGTACTGCTTATGATGCTCTGTCGTCTTCTGCAAGAATGATGCAGCGTTATACGCTGTGGAGGGTTGAATTGATTATGATCTTTCCGCCTGTCTTGGTCGAACCAGTTGCGAATTTGGAAGCCTTTTTTACGAAGTGTAAAAAAAGCTGACAGAGAAAATAGAAAGAAATTCGACGATCCATGTGATGCCTCCCGACAAAGAAAGCATTTTCAACATGTTGTGACGAAATTCACAAGTCGAGATGTCGGCATAGTCCTTGCCCTTACAAGTTTGCAGACAGAAGGCAAGGAGATGGCATGAACAGGATCAGCACCTCGCGCAAAGAACGCCCGCAGGGTGAGCAGTATTACAAGCATCTGGCGAGAAATATGTCGATGAATATTATCGCCGTTGCCTTAGCGCCAATGCTCCTTGTCACGGCTATCTTTATTCACCAATTCCATAGCGCCTACAAAGAAAAAATCCATGATCATCTGAAAGAGCTTGTCCTTAAGCATCAACATGAGATTGAAACCTATCTCAATCAACAACTCGGACTCATTCGGTTTTTAGCGGACATTTTCACCAGTGAAGAACTCAGTGATCCGAAGTTTTTAAGTCGTATTCTGGCGTCTTTGCATCGTGAATATGGCCAGCAATTTGTTGATTTGGGATTTGTAGACACTGAAGGCAAGCAAGTCGCCTATGCAGGACCATTCCGTTTGGAAGAAGCGTTGTACTCTGGTTCCAAATGGTTTGAGCAGGCACGGGGAGCTTCGACCTATATAAGCGATGTCTTTCTCGGGCTTCGTGGGTTACCCCATTTTATCGTGGCTGTTTCCAAAAGTACACCTCATGGAAAGTGCATTCTGCGCGCCACGGTAGACTTCAACGTTTTCAGTCGTCTGGTAGAAAATATTCGCGTGGGCGAAACCGGTTTTGCCTATATTCTCAATGCCAATAACGAGTTTCAGACTCAAATGTTGCCTGGTACTGCCGGTCAGAGTTTCGTCTTACCTCCGGTCCCAACAAAATTTTCCAGCGATATCGTGACGACGAAAATCGTGAGCGATGAGAGCGGAGAGGAGCACATTGTTGTCATCGTTCCGCTCAAGAATGGTGCATGGCGTCTTGTTTATCAGCAAAGCACCAAAGATGCGTACATGATGCTCATGCGTACCCGTCTCGTCACAGTCATTGTTCTGATTCTTGGTACGCTGGGGATTGTTACAACCGTTATCTTTCTCTCTCGAAGAATGGCTGCTCGGGTAGCCCGTGCCGACTATGAAAAAGCGGATATGGATAAGCAGATGGTGGAGGCCGGTCGTCTGGCTGCCATCGGTGAATTGGCTGCAGGGATTGCACATGAAATTAATAATCCTGTCGCCATCATGGTGGAAGAAGCGGGTTGGATGGAAGATCTTCTCGAAGATGGTGTTTTATTTCATGAAGATCCGGAAGAGGGTTTGGTCGAATTCATGCGTGCCCTGCAGCAAATACGCTTGCAAGGGCAACGGTGCAAGGAAATCACCCATAAGTTGCTCCATTTTGCGCGTAAGAGTGGTCAAGATACGCAACGCATCGCCGTCGATGAGCTCGTTTTGCAAATCCTGTCTCTTGTGGAGCAACGAGCCAGATATAATAAAGTCAATATTATAAGCCAACTTCATGGCAATCTGCCTATCGTTTTGGGCTCTTCCACCGAATTACAGCAGGTGGTGCTTAATCTTATCAATAACGCCATTGATGCCATAGGCCGAGAAGGCGGAATGATTGTCGTCAGTACTGGGAATCGGAAAACTCCTGATGATCCCATGGTCTTTATTCAGGTGGCCGACAATGGCCAAGGAATTCCAGAAGCGAACCTCTCACGTATCTTCGATCCTTTTTTCACAACAAAGCCTGTTGGTCAGGGCACAGGGCTCGGCCTCTCCATCTGTTACGGCATCGTAACTCGTATGGGTGGGGATATCGAGGTGCAAAGTCGTTCGGAAGAAGGGACCGTGTTCACCGTATTGCTTCCTGCCGCCGAGATCCAACACGACGATCTGAATGAACCAGATCAAGACCAACCGGCCTTGGAGGCGACCCTATGAGTGATGTACGCGTGAATGGAGAACAATATCTTCGGGTCATGCTTGTTGATGATGAGGTCGGCTTTATCGACGTCATGCGCAAACGTCTCACCCGACGCGGTTTGAATGTCGTGACCGCAGCAAGCGGAGCTGAAGCTGT containing:
- a CDS encoding ATP-binding protein translates to METELSDRKQLNSSSKGWRLGLRRRIILCLTGLALTAIAGGITTAWYSYEARHLLEVIIDQDMQGLRIVERLATELSMQKGYTTYYALSLDESYLKDLATHTDMFDTLMSKAMLHPYSEKNHALLETINTEYRHYVADRAKVIELYSQGFADEGARQHWAIRGVFDKISGQVASLRAAQESQIHNVVDNAKLDATAMMYMAWVAVFIAVIIALILGYVLIRKVLDPIRRMAQEGQSPIVFKGTDEIEAIDKRMHGLMDDMDRAREHVMQTEKLALAGKLGAGVAHSVRNPLTSVKMRLFSLSRTLRLDATQSEDFEVITEEIGHIDTILQHFLEFARPPGLRREIVTLAEIVDNAVRLLTYRLDSYGVEVKMDLTGGNRPIHADPERLKEVLVNLLLNACEAMPGGGRILITTYSRADASGRRMAILQIRDWGPGIPEELQGRVFEPFFSTKEDGSGLGLAITWRIIMEHGGTVETRIPEGGGALFEIGLPCKEP
- a CDS encoding sensor histidine kinase, which gives rise to MNRISTSRKERPQGEQYYKHLARNMSMNIIAVALAPMLLVTAIFIHQFHSAYKEKIHDHLKELVLKHQHEIETYLNQQLGLIRFLADIFTSEELSDPKFLSRILASLHREYGQQFVDLGFVDTEGKQVAYAGPFRLEEALYSGSKWFEQARGASTYISDVFLGLRGLPHFIVAVSKSTPHGKCILRATVDFNVFSRLVENIRVGETGFAYILNANNEFQTQMLPGTAGQSFVLPPVPTKFSSDIVTTKIVSDESGEEHIVVIVPLKNGAWRLVYQQSTKDAYMMLMRTRLVTVIVLILGTLGIVTTVIFLSRRMAARVARADYEKADMDKQMVEAGRLAAIGELAAGIAHEINNPVAIMVEEAGWMEDLLEDGVLFHEDPEEGLVEFMRALQQIRLQGQRCKEITHKLLHFARKSGQDTQRIAVDELVLQILSLVEQRARYNKVNIISQLHGNLPIVLGSSTELQQVVLNLINNAIDAIGREGGMIVVSTGNRKTPDDPMVFIQVADNGQGIPEANLSRIFDPFFTTKPVGQGTGLGLSICYGIVTRMGGDIEVQSRSEEGTVFTVLLPAAEIQHDDLNEPDQDQPALEATL